In Streptacidiphilus sp. P02-A3a, the DNA window GCCGGGTCGAGGTCGAAGCTGGTGCCGGTCGGCAGTGCGTCGAGCAGTTGCTCGATCCGGGTCAGCCGGTCGAGCTGGCGCCGGGTCACCGCCATCGGCTTGCGGACGTCGACCGCGGCGGCCGCCGCCCGGTTGGAGAAGTCCTTCGGGCAGACCAGCAGCACGGTGTCGGCGGGCGCGCCGACCAGACCCTCGGGCCGCGCGTACGGGTCGTAGGGATCATCCGAGGGTTTCTCCCCGGCCAGGTCGGCGGCGGTCGCGCGCAGCGCCAGCACGTACACCGCCGCCTGCCGGGCCGCGGCCCCGGTCTTCGCCGGATCGGCGCTGCCGTCCAGGATCGGGAAGGACTTGATCTCCACCACCGTCCAGCGCCCGTCCGGCCGCACCACGACCAGGTCCGGCTCCAGCAGCACCGCGGAACCGGCGACCTCCAGCCGCAGCAGCGGGTGGTCGAGCAGCGTCCACACCCCCGGGCGGTCCGCCGCCCGGGCCAGCGCGGCCCGGGTGGAGGCGATCCGCTGCGCGGGCAGCCTCGGGTCCGTGACCAGTTCGGCGAGCTCCACCGGGCAGTCGTCGTCGGCGCCGTACGGGGGCGCCAGCACCAGGTGGCGCCGCAGCAGCTCCAGCAACTCGACGTACCCGTCGGACTTGACGCGCTTCTCGAAGCGCAGCCCGCGGGCGATCGCGAACGGGGACTGGCCGAAGGGGGCCGGGGTCCCCAGCCGGGCGGCCAGCGAGGTCTTGTCCACCCCGGCGGCGTCCAGCACGGCGCGGCGGCGGCAGCCGGGGTTGGCAGCCAGGGCGGCCAGGGCGCGGGCGTCGAGACTGCGCTGCGGCGCGTCGCCGCGCAGGGCGGCCAGGCGCTGCTCTATCGGGGTGCGGCGCTCCCCGGATTCAACGTGATCCATGGTGCTGGCCAGTCTTGCATCCGGCACTGACAATCGGGGCGGAAGCGGCTGGGTGAAGACCCGGCCACGGATCGGGGATCATGGTGGTGCAGGTCGGGCCACCAAAACGAGCCGCACGACCGCTGACCCGTACCGAAGGAGTCGTCCATGCCCTCGCGGATTCTGCTGGTCCGGCACGGCGAGACCGCGTGGTCCGCCACCGGCCGACACACCGGCCGGACCGACGTGCCGCTCTCCGAGGAGGGCCGGGAGATGGCCCGCCGCCTCGGCGACCGGCTCAAGCGCGAGCCCTGGGGCGGGCTGCCGGATGCCCAGGTGCGCACCAGCCCGCTCCAGCGGGCGGCCGAGACCTGCGAACTCGCCGGCTTCGGCGACCGGGCCGTGGCCTGCGACGACCTGCTGGAATGGGACTACGGGCAGTACGAGGGGCGGACCGGACCGGACATCCGGGCCACCGACCAGCCGGGCTGGCTGATCTGGCGCGACGGAGTCCCCGGCGGAGAGGCCCTGGCCGAGGTCTCCGCCCGGGTCGACCGCTTCATCGGCTGGACCGCGGAGTTCGGCGGGGTGCCCGATCCGGACACCACCACCATGCACACCGCCGACAACACCATCGTGGTCTTCGCGCACGGGCACCTGCTGCGCATCCTCACCGCCCGCTGGCGCGGACTCCCGGCCGAGTACGGCCAGCGGCTGACCCTGGGCCCGGCCACCCTGTCGGTGCTCACCTGGGAGTACGGCGAGCGGGCCGTGGCCCTCTGGAACGACGGCTCACACCTCGGCTGACGCCCCCGGCGGCCGACAGCGGCACCACCTGCCGCCCGGCCGCCCCCGGCCGCGCCGCCGCCGGGACAGCGGGCAGGGCCGCCGGACTCCGCGCCTCAACCGGCCAGCGCCGCGTCGTAGCGCTGCACGAACTCGGCCACCTCCGGTACCGACTGGTGCGGGCGCAGCCGACTGACGGTGCCCGCGACCATGTCGCGGATCCGGGTCGACCGCACCTCACCGAAGAGCGAGACCACCTGGCAGCCGCTCTCCGCGGCGGCCGCCAGCTCGCCCCGGCCGAGCTGGTCGTGGGCCAGCTCGGCGGTGTACAGGGCGCGGTTGCGGACGAAGTGGGGCTGCTGCAGGGCTATGGCCCGGCGGGCGCGGTCGGTGGCCAGATCCCAGACGCTCAGCGCCGACCAGCACTGGGATTCCAGCCCCAGCAGTTCGGCCTCGCCGTAGAAGGACATCCACTCGGGGTCGGCGTCGCTGGGGCCGGCCTCGAAGTGCTGCCGGGCCGTTCCGATCGACCGCTCGCAGGCGCTCCGGTCCTGGAGCAGTGCCCACCCCCCGGCCTCGCGCATGGCCAGCAGCGAGCGCAGTCGGGCGGAGCCCAGGCCGTCGGCGGCCTGCCGGGCCGCCTGGGCCGCCCGCACCGCCTCGCGCGGCCGACCCGCGTCGCGGGCCAGGAAGGCGCTGTTGCAGAAGGAGTGGGCCTCCAGCGGGGCGTCGTTCGCCATCCGCGCGGTGGCCAGCGCCTCCGCGTAGAAGGACCGCGCCTCGACCAGTCGGCCCGAGTCGTGGGCCAGCCAGCCGACCGAGATGGCCAGCTCGCCGGCGGCGGCCTGGAGCCGCTGCTCCACCTGCGCGCTGTAGCTGCCGCAGTTGAGCAGCTGGTACGCCCGGCGCAGCGCCTGCCCGGCGCGGTCGAACAGCGCGTCGGCGCCGTGGGCGTCGTCCAGCAGCCGGATGTCCCGGACGGCGGCCTCGACCCGGTGGGCGTCCGCGGCGCCGACCCTGGTGCCCAGCGGGACCTCGGCGGCGGCCGGGTGGTCCAGGCCGAGGGCGGTGGTCACGGCCACCGGCCCACCGGCCAGGAACGTGCGTCGGTGCACGTCGTCGTTCTCCTCGTGGATCTCGAACGGGGCGCCGGGGCGCGGGGGCTCCCCGCCCGGTGGACGGCGGCGCTCCGGGTGCCGCACCTCGCGGCGGGGGGCGAAACCGAGCTCCTGCAAGGAGGAACCGGGGAACATGTGGCGGAAGACCCGCTCATAGGCGTAGTTGGGGCACCTGATCTCCCCCGATTCGATCCGGCCGACGTAGCGCGCGTCGCAGGAGACGTGCTCGCCGATCTCGCGGGCGGCGCGGCGGACGGAGGCGGCGAACTCGCCGGGGGAGAGGTCCCCGCGCAGTGCGCGCATCAACTGGTTGGCAGAGCGGTCAAGGGTGTTGCTCATGGGGCTGCCCCCTGTCTGACGGGTCTCTGTGGTGCGGGCACGACAGTACTCTCGGTAATAAATCGAACACGCTCAGTTTCCGGACAAAGCGGACATTGCATCGGTGATCTGCTATGAAATGCCATGACCTGCCAGGCGTCCCACCCGTGGCCTCCGGCCCCGATGGCACGTTGTCCTCAGCAGAAACGTCGATCCGCATACCGGCGGACGCACGTGAGACGCACGGTTGAGGAGGCTTCCATGCACAACGGTGTGCACAGCGGTCCGCCCAGCGGCGGCCCCTTCGGCGGCGGTGCCCCGGCCGCACCGTCCTGCGACCTGGTGACCGTGCCCGAGCGGCAGGGCCTGGAGACGGTGGACATCCTGCGGCTGCGCGGCGGCTGCGGCCCGGTCCTGCACGAGGACGCCGACGCCACGCTCTCCTTCCTGGTCCCGGTCGGCGCCGCCGACGCCTGGCACCTGCCCGGCCACGCCTGTACCCAGGCGCCGCCGCCGGACAGCGACCGGAACTGGCTGCTGCCGCCCTCACCCGAGCGCGCGCTCACCGACCCCGCGCTGCTCCGCGCGGCCCTCGGCGAGGCCGCCCGCACCTTGGCCGCCAGCGGCTCGGACGGGCCCTGACCAGCCCCTCCGTTCTCCGCACCGGCATACTCGGGGGTGTGGCACGCAAGCAGCAGGGCAGCAACGGGCGAATCAGCGAGCGGGTCGGTTCCGGCCTGGCCGAGATCGTCCCCGACCGCGACCGCGCCGACGCCTGGACGCTGCTGCTCGACGGCGCGCCGCAGTCCCACGTCGACCTGGCGGACCCCACCCACCTCTCCTTCGAGTACCAGCGCCGCCTCGGGCACCTGGTGGACCTGGCCGCCGCCCCCGGCAAGCCGGTCACCGCGCTGCACCTGGGCGGCGGCGCGCTGACGCTGGCCCGCTACCTGGCCGCGAGCCGTCCCCGCTCGCGGCAGCAGGTCGCCGAGATCGACACCGCGCTCACCGAACTCGTCCGCCGGGAGCTGCCGCTGGACCGGAACTGGCAGCTGCGGGTGCGCGGCGGCGACGCCCGCGACATCCTGGCCCGCAGCCCGGAGGGCGCGGCGGACCTGGTGGTGGCCGACATCTTCAGCGGGGCGCGGATCCCGGCGCACTGCACCTCGCTGGAGTTCGCCGAGCTGGTCGCCCGCGCCCTGCGCCCGGACGGCCGCTACGCCGTCAACATCACCGACGGCGGCCAACTCGCCTTCGCCCGCGGGCAGGTGGCGACGCTGCGGGCGGTCTTCGCCGAGGTCGCGCTGATCGCCGACCCGACCGTGCTGCGCGGCCGCCGCTTCGGCAACCTGGTGCTGGTGGCCGCGCGGCAGCCGCTGCCGCTGGACGAGCTGACCCGGCGGACCGCCGGTGACCCGTTCCCGGGGCGGATGGAGAACGGCCCCCGCCTGGTGGACTTCCAGGCAGGGGCCGTTCCCGTCACCGACGCGGACGCGGGACCCTCACCCGCGCCCCCGCCGGGAGCTTTCCAGTGACCGGCCGCGTCAGCTGGTCGGCTTCAGCTGCAGGATGATGTACTCGTAGGCCTGGCTGTTGGGGTTCGGGTTCATGTACGGGTGGGCCGAGTCCGGCCAGCCGGTGTAGTCGGCGTCGTTGTACTGGTACCAGCCCGCTCCGTACAGCAGCGGGGCGGCCGGGACCTCGGTGGAGACGATGTTCTGCAGCGCGGTGAGGTCGGCCTGCAGCGCGGCCGAGTCGGTCGGGTCCTCGCCCTCGTACTTGGTCAGCGCCTGCTGCGCGGCCGGGCTGCTGTAGCGCTCGAAGTCCACCGTCGCGGACTGCCCGACCGGGGCGGTCTGGCTGAAGTCCAGCTCGTTCTGCAACTGCTGGAACGGCGTGGCGCCGGTGCTCCAGTGGACCGTGGCGTCGAACTTGCCGGTGGCCACGTCCTGCGCCCAGGCGGTGCTCTGCACCCCGGTGACCTGGGTGGTGTCGAAGCCGAGCCCGTTCAGCTCGGAGACGATGTCACCGGCGTCGCAGTAGTAGTCGTTGTAGTCCTGCGGGTCCAGCACGGAGAACTTGATGGTCTGGCCGTTCTTGGTCCACTTGCCGCCGGTCAGCTTGTAGCCGTCGCCCGAGAGCAGCGTGGTGACCTGGGCCGAGTCGCTGGTGGACTTCAGGTCGCCGGTCAGTGTGCTGGGGATGAGCGCCGAGCTGACCGACGCGATCAGGCCGCCGGAGCTGGTCGCGGGCGCCTCGTAGTTGGTCTCGCACTGGCTGGCGAGGGTGGTCCGGTCGACCGCGGCGCTGACCGCCTGGCGGACCTTGGGGTCGGTCAGCGCCGGGGCCGACGCGCTCTTCTGGTTGAACCAGAGCGAGACCGTGTTCGTCGCCGGGTAGTACGGCGCGGTGGTCTGGAACAGGTGGTTGTGCTGCGGGTCCTTCGCCACGAACACGTTCTGCACGTTCGGGATGTTGTTGCCGGTCAGGTCGATCTGGCCCTCGCTCAGCTGCAGCTGGGCGGCGTCGTTGGTGGCGATGGCCGGGAACTGGATCTCCGGGACGGTCGGCTTGGTGCCCCAGTAGTTCGGGTTGACCTTGTAGCTGACCTTCTGCGAGGAGAACTGGTCCACCAGGAACGGGCCGGTGCCGATGGCCTGGGCCTTGGTGATCACGGCCTTGGTCGGGTCGCCGAGGCTGGACCAGATGTGCTGCGGAACGATCAGCTGCTGGTCGATGGCGACCTGGTTGGCGGCCTGCGGGGTGGCGAAGTTCAGCACCGCGGTGGTGGCGTCGGTCTGGCTGGCGCTGGTGACGATCGGAGCGCCGGCGTTGGCCGCCGGGTACTGCTTCATCAGGTTGAAGGTGAAGACCACGTCCGCCGCGGTGAACGCCTGCCCGTCGCTCCACTTGGCGCCGGACTGCAGGTCCAGGGTGAGCGTCCGGTTGCCGTTCGACCAGGTCTGGCTCTTGGCCAGCCACGGGATCGGCGCCTCGTTGGCGTTCAGGCTGTTGATCTGGAACAGCGGCTCGTAGACGAGCGAGTTGGCGTTCTGCGACCCACTGAAGTCGGTGCCGGACACGAACGGGTTGAAGTCCTCGGTGAACGAGGTGGCGTCGCTGTCCTCGACGATCAGCGCCTTGCCGGTGGCGGAGCTGCCGCTGGAACCGCTGCTGGAGCCGCCCTTGCTGGAGCTGTGGCTGGAGCTGCACGCGGTCAGGCCCAGGCCGAGGGCCGCCACGACGGCCATCGCTCTGATGGTGGTAGTGCGAGTCATTGTTCTACGCTCCCTGTTGTCCGAAAGTCACGTTGGTGCTGCGCTAGGTGCTGCTGATGGTTCGGTCCCGTGTCCCGGAGGAGCGCCAACTCCTCCGGGACCTCCCCGACCGTCCCCGTCAGGGTGGGGACGGCCGGTGCTCGTCGGTCGGGTTGCGTCGTGGGGGCGGGTCCCGGCGCCGCCCCGTTCTGGCGGGGTCTCCCATCTGGTCTCCTCGGCTCGTCGTGCTCAGGTGTCGTCGTGCTCGGGTGTCGTCGTGTTCGGGCTGTGCTCAGGGAATGACCGCCGCCTCGGGCTTGTGGTCCGGGCTGTGCAGCCAGCACGCGGCGACCTGGTCGTCGCCGACCGGCAGGGCCGGGGGAGTGGTCGTCCGGCAGATGTCCATGGCGAAGGGGCAGCGGGGGTTGAACCGGCAGCCGGCCGGCGGGTTCACCAGGCTCGGCGGGGCGCCCCGGCCGCGCAGCGTCACCGAGCCCGGACGCTGCGGGTCCGGCGCGGCGCTGAGCAGCAGCTGCGTGTAGGGGTGCGCGGGCGCGTCGGTGATCTGCATGGCCGGTCCCGACTCGACCACCTGCCCGGCGTACATCACCACCACCGTGTCGGCCAGGTAGCGGGCCGAGGCGATGTCGTGGGTGACGTAGAGGACGGCCAGCCGCTCCCGCTCCCGCAGCTCGTCCAGCAGGTTGAGCACACCCAGCCGGATCGACACGTCCAGCATGGACACCGGCTCGTCCGCGAGCAGCACCCGGGGCTCGACCGCCAGCCCCCGGGCGATCGCGATCCGCTGCCGCTGGCCGCCGGACAACTCGTGCGGGTACTTGTCGATGTAGCGGTCGGCCGGGGTCAGCGCCACCCGCTCCAGCAGTGACTTCGCCAGCTCGTCCAGCTCCTTGGCGCTGCCCGGCTTGCGGTGCAGCTTGAGCGGGCGCTCCAGGTGGTAGCGCACCGTGTGCACGGAGTTGAGCGAGGAGAACGGGTCCTGCAGCACCAGGTGCACCTGGCTGGTGTACGCGCGCCGCTCCCGGCCGCTGCTCCCCACCGGCTTGCCGTCCAGCAGCAGTTCGCCCGAGGTCGGGGTGATCAACTGGACCAGCAGCCGGGCCAGGGTGGACTTGCCGGAGCCCGACTCGCCGACGACGGCGGTGGCGGTGCCCTCGGGCAGCGCCAGCGAGATGTCCTCGACGGCGTGGACGACCTGGCTGCCCCGGCGGATCCCGCCGTGCACCGGGAAGTGCTTGGTCAGGTTGCGGGCCTCCAGCGCGGGGACGCCCTCGCGCTTCGGCCCGTGCACCACGCGGCCTTCGGTCAGGGTGGTCACAGCAGGCTCCCGTCGGACTGGGGGGCGCCGGTGGGGCGCGGCGGTGCGGTCAGGTTCAACTGCGCGGGGACGTCCTGCTGCCCGTCCTGCAACCAGCAGGCGGCGGTGCGCTCCCCGGCCTCCCCGCTCGGGGAGACCAGCAGCGGAGTCCGCTCGCGGCAGCGGTCCATCGCGAAGGCGCAGCGGGGGTGGAAGGAGCAGCCGGTGGGCAGCGTCGACAGCGACGGCGGCGACCCGGGGATGCCCTCCATCCGGATCCGCTCACCGTGCAGCGACGGGAAGGAGTTGAGCAGTCCCAGGCTGTAGGGGTGGCGCGGGGCGTGGAACAGCTGCTGCGAGTCGGCCTGCTCGACGATCCGCCCGGCGTACATGATGGCGATCCGGTCGGCGAGTTCGATCAGCAGCGACAGGTCGTGGGTGATGAAGATGATCGCGAAGCCGAGGCGCTCCTTGAGCTGCATCAGCTCCTCGATGATCTCCCGCTGGGTGACCACGTCCAGGGCGGTGGTCGGCTCGTCCATGATCACGACCTGCGGTTCCAACGCCAGTGCCATCGCGATCATCACCCGCTGCCGCATGCCGCCGGACAGTTCGTGCGGGTAGCTGCGCACCCGGTCCTCGCTGATGCCGACCATGCGCAGCAGCTCGACCGCGCGTTCGCGCCGCTGGGCCGGGGTCATCTCGGCCCGGTGCGCCTTGAGCGAGTCGGTGAGCTGCGCGTCGATCCGGGCGACCGGGTTCAACGCGTGCATGGCGCTCTGGAACACCACCGCCAGCTGCGACCAGCGGATCCGGCGCAGCTGCGCCGAGCTCGCCGCCAGCAGGTCCATGGTCTGCGGGGTCCCGTCCGGGCCGTTCGGGTGGAACAGCACCTCGCCGCCGGTGATCACGCCGGGGGCGCGCAGCAGCCGGGTGAGCGCGTAGGCCAGGGTCGACTTGCCGGACCCCGACTCACCGGCCAGGCCGAGCACCTCGCCGCGGTGCAGGGTGATGTTCGCGTCGGTGATGGCGCGGACGGCCTTGTTCCCGAGCCCGTAGTCCACGCACAGGTCGCGGACCTCCAGTACCGGCGAGCCGATGGCCGTGGTCGTCGCGGTCACTGGGCCACCTCCTTCTTCAGATCCAGCGAGAGGTCAGCGGCGGGGGCGGCGGTGGCGGTCCGCACCACCGGGGTGAGGCCCAGGACGAACCGGACCCGGTGGCCTCGAGTGCCGCGGGCGGAGGTGAGCCGGGGGTTGATGATCTCGTCGATGCCGAAGTTGAGCAGCGACAGGGCGACGCCGACGGCGGCCACGCACAGCGCGGGCGGGATGAACCACCACCACCAGCCGGAGATCAGCGCCCCGCCGACCTGCGCGTTGTAGAGCATGGTGCCCCAGGTGACGGTGCTGCCGCCGATCAGGCCCAGCCAGGCCAGGGTGGCGTAGGTGCCGATGCCGTAGATCACCGTGAAGATGAACGACGAGGCGAGGATCGGCAGCAGGTTCGGCACGATCTCGAAGATGATGATCCGCGGCTTGCGCTCGCCGATCACCTGGGCCGCCTCGACGTAGTCCTGGCTGCGCAGGGTCATCGTCTGCGCCCGCAGCACCCTGGCCCCCCAGGCCCAGGCGGTGAGCGCGATCACCGCGCCGATGGTGAGCGGGTTGCCGGTCAGGTCCAGCGGCAGGGCCTTGAGCACCACCATCAGGATCAGCAGGCCCGGCAGCGCCAGGAAGATGTTGGTCAGCGCCGAGAGCAGGTCGTCCACGATGCCGCCGAGGTACCCGGCGGTCACCCCGACCAGTACCGACAGCGCGGTGGCGATGACCCCGGCCAGCAGCGAGATCAGCAGCGTGTCCCGGCCTCCGGCCAGGACCTGTGAGAACAGGTCGTGCTGCTGCACGTCGGTGCCGAACCAGAACCGGCCGGACGGCGGCAGCGGGGTGTCCGCGGTGGTGCTGGCCTGCCAGTGCGCCGAGTGCGGCGCGAGCATCGGGCCGAACAGGGCTATCAGCACGAACAGCACGAGAATGGCGAGGCCGAGGATGACCTTGGTGGAGCGGAGGTACCGCATGGCTCAGGCCTCCTTGCGGGCGCGCGGGTCGAGGGCGACGTAGGCCAGGTCGGCCAGGAAGTTCACAGCCAGCACGGTGAACACGACGACGATGACGATGCCCTGCATCACCGGGTAGTCGGTGTTCTGGATCGCCGTGGAGATCTCACTGCCCAGACCCGGGTAGGAGAAGACGATCTCGGTCACGATGGAGCCGGTGACCACCAGGCTGATGGACAGGGCGAAGTTGGAGATGCTGGGCAGCAGCGCGTTCCGGGCGGCGACGGCGGCCACCCGCCACTGCGGCAGCCCCTTGGCGGCGGCGACCAGGACGTAGTCCTCGTCCATGGTGGTGATCATCATGTTGCGCATCCCGACGATCCACCCGGCGATCGAGGCCAGGGCGATCGCGGCGGCGGGCAGGAAGCCGTGGTCGATGACGCTGCCGACGAAGCCGAGGTTCCAGCCCTCGGTGACCGTCGAGCCGCGGCCGGTGTCGTAGCCGTTGCTGATCGGGAACAGGCCGCCGTAGTAGCCGACGTAGAGCAGCAGCAGGAAGGAGAGGATGAAGTACGGCACCGCCTGGAAGAAGGTGCTCACCGGCAGCAGCGCGTCCAGCAGGCCGCTGCGCCGCCAGCCGGCCATGACGCCGATCAGCGTCCCGAGGATGAAGGCCACCGCGGTCGCGACGCTGACCAGGCCGAGCGTCCACGGCAGGTCGGTGCCGATGAGGGTGGTCACCGGCACGCTCTTGGCGGTGGAGGTGCCGAGGTTGCCGTGCAGCAACTGCCCCAGGTAGGTGAGGTACTGGGAGGCCAGGCTCTGGTGGGTGCCGATGCCGTACAGCTTCTCCAGGCCCTCCAGCTGGGCCGGGGTGATCTGGCCGGTGCTCTTGGCGAGCGCGGCGGCCAGCGGGTTGCCCGGGAGCATCCGGAGCAGGAAGAAGTTCAGCGTCAGTGCGGCGAAGGCGGCTAGGAGGTAGAAACCCAGCCGACGCAGGATGGTACGCATCGTCGGCTCCTTTCAGGGGATCTGGCGCCACACGGGCGGCTGGGCGTCGGGCGGGCAGCCGCAGCTCTCGCGGCGGACCAGTCGGGTGGGGAGCACGATGTCGGGCAGCTCGCCCCCGTCCCCATTGGGAGCGCTCCCGCCGCTGTCGGCAGTGATCATGTTGTGGAGGACCTCGAAGGCTCGGGCGCCGATCTCCTGGATGGGCTGGCGCACGGTGGTCAACTGGGGCCGGAGGTGCCGGGCGAACGGCAGGTCGTCGAATCCGGTGACGGCGACGTCGCCGGGCACGTCCAGGCCGTGCTCGGCCAGGGCGTAGATCACGCCCAGCGCGGTCTGGTCGTTGGCGCAGGCGATGGCGCGCGGCAGGGTCGCCCCCAGGGCCATCAGGCCGCGGACGATCTGGACCCCGCTGCCCGCCGAGTAGTCGCCCTGCCAGGCGGGACCGGTCAGGCACTCCCCACCGAGCGCCTGCACCTCGGAGACGAACGAGCGGCCGCGGACGATGTTGTCGGGGCTGTCGGCATGACCGGCGATGTACGCCGTCCGCCGGTAGCCGTGCTCCTGGACCAGGTGCCGGGCCAGTTCCCGCATGCTGGTGGCGCTGTCGCCGCGGACGTTGGCGGTCGGGCCGCCGCTGGCGCCGGCCAGGGTCACCACCGGCACGGTCCGGGCGATGTTGGCGATCCCGGCGGGCGAGAGCACCTGGTCGTGCAGGATCAGCCCGTCGCACTTCCCGGCGATGGTCATGATCCGGTTGGGCAGCGTGTGCTCGTCGATGTTGACGGAGCTGACCAGCAGGTCGTAGCCGCGGCGCTGGGCCACGATCTCGATGCCCCGGTTGATCTGGTCGCCGAAGAGCAGGCTCTCGGTCTCGTCCTCGAACATGCCGTCGTCGGTGCCGTAGACGCGCCGGAAGACCACGCCGACCACCTGCTTGAGCCGGTTGCTCAGCGCGCGGGCGGCCCCGTCCGGGACGAAGCCGAGCTCGCTGATCGCCTTCAGCACCCGGTCGCGGGTCTCCGGCCGCGGGTTGTCCCGGCCGTTCAGGACCCGTGAGACGGACGCGATGGAGACACCGGCGCGGCGGGCGACATCGTAGATCGTCGGCGTCGCACCGTTGGCGGCTCGTGCGTCCATGGGGGGACCTCTCGGGGTCGGGGGGTTTCCGTAAGCGCTTACTCCGCGCTGTCTGCGATGAAGGTAGGTCCGTGCCGAAGCCGCCGCAAGGGCGAATGTCAGCCCCGTTACGGTGATGTGACTTTTCGTCGGTGCGAGCGGCCGAAAACCTGGATTCTCGTTCGAGAAGTGAACACACAGATCGCCGTCCGACTATCGGTGCAGGGTCTGCCCGTTGCCCGTCGCATACGAATAGCAGCTGGTGGGGAGGTATGTGTCCGACCGTCAGCAGTCGCCCCGCCCGGCCCCGCCGTGTTCACTGCCCGAAGTCCAGGGCATTGCCGGGGGTGCGCGGCCGAGCGTCGGCCGAGGGTGCGCCCGAGGCCGCGCCGGGCTGATCGGGGCGTGCTGCTGATGCGTCCGGAAGCGCTTACAGTGGCAGCGCTGTCAGTGCCCCCGGGGCAGTCCCCGGTGCTTGTACGAAGCGATGGCGGTCAGCGCCAGGCCGACGGCGATCGGGACCAGCGCGGAGCTGTGGTCCTCCGCCTCGGCGGGGTGGACGCCGGCCGGGACCTCGTGTGCGGAGGGCCGCGGCGGGGCCGACGCCGACCGGCCCGGGCCGGTCGGCGGCTGGGCCGCGGCCGGGGGCTGGACGGCGCACCAGGCGGCCAGCAGCAGTGGGGCGAGGACGGCGGCGCGCCGCAGACGCGACGGAGCCGTGGGAGCGTGGCGCATGGCGTCGGAACTCTCTCGGGATGGACGCCGTGCCCCGCCGTCGGCGTTCTCACCCGTACAACGATCCGCGTCGCGCCCCCGTAACGGGAGCGCGACGCGGCGGGGGAGGGGCGGATCAGGCGCTGGGCACGCCTCCGCGCCGGACCGCCTCGGCGTACCAGTGGGCGCTCGCCTTGGGGATGCGCCGCTGGGTGGCGTAGTCCACGTACACCGCGCCGAAGCGCTTGCCGTAGCCGTACGCCCACTCGAAGTTGTCCATCAGCGACCAGAGGAAGTAGCCGCGCACGTCCACCCCGTCCGCGATGGCGGCGTGGATGGCCGCGAGGTGGGTCCGCAGGTAGGCGATCCGCTCCGGGTCGCGCACCTCGCCCTCGGGGTTCACGTAGTCGTCGAAGGCGGCCCCGTTCTCGGTCACCAGCAGCGGCAGCCCGGGGTGGTCCCGGTGCATCCGGGTGAGCAGGTCGTACATGCCGGAGGGGTCGATGCTCCAGTTCATCGCGGTCCGCTCACCGGGTGGCAGGTGGAAGATCACGTCCTCGGAGCCGGGCCAGGGCGAGTGGTCGC includes these proteins:
- a CDS encoding LacI family DNA-binding transcriptional regulator, which produces MDARAANGATPTIYDVARRAGVSIASVSRVLNGRDNPRPETRDRVLKAISELGFVPDGAARALSNRLKQVVGVVFRRVYGTDDGMFEDETESLLFGDQINRGIEIVAQRRGYDLLVSSVNIDEHTLPNRIMTIAGKCDGLILHDQVLSPAGIANIARTVPVVTLAGASGGPTANVRGDSATSMRELARHLVQEHGYRRTAYIAGHADSPDNIVRGRSFVSEVQALGGECLTGPAWQGDYSAGSGVQIVRGLMALGATLPRAIACANDQTALGVIYALAEHGLDVPGDVAVTGFDDLPFARHLRPQLTTVRQPIQEIGARAFEVLHNMITADSGGSAPNGDGGELPDIVLPTRLVRRESCGCPPDAQPPVWRQIP
- a CDS encoding ABC transporter permease → MRTILRRLGFYLLAAFAALTLNFFLLRMLPGNPLAAALAKSTGQITPAQLEGLEKLYGIGTHQSLASQYLTYLGQLLHGNLGTSTAKSVPVTTLIGTDLPWTLGLVSVATAVAFILGTLIGVMAGWRRSGLLDALLPVSTFFQAVPYFILSFLLLLYVGYYGGLFPISNGYDTGRGSTVTEGWNLGFVGSVIDHGFLPAAAIALASIAGWIVGMRNMMITTMDEDYVLVAAAKGLPQWRVAAVAARNALLPSISNFALSISLVVTGSIVTEIVFSYPGLGSEISTAIQNTDYPVMQGIVIVVVFTVLAVNFLADLAYVALDPRARKEA